aagaagttgagtcttgtcaagaggaaaaagaaggcctCTGTAAAGATGAGGTGTGACGGTTCTTGAAAGTTACAACTTAACCAGGAgtgacctaaagagagagttaagaatagccaggaggagacatgagaagtctttggcaggtaggatcaaggaaaattcTAAAGCTTTCTCCAGGTATGTcaagaataaaataatgactagggtaagattagggccagagGAGATCAGGGCGtgactgaagagcttcagggcagaggaaattagggccagtcaaggacactagtgggaagttgtgcgtggagtccgaagagataggagaggtgcgaAATGAAAACTTTTCATCAGTGTTGTCTTTTTCCTGagtcaatgttgtcaaggagaatactgacatacaggctattagattagatggAGTTCAtaaagaggtgttagcaattctggaaagtgtgaaaatagataagtcccctcggttggatgggatttatcccaggattctctgagAAACTATGGAGGAGATAGCAGATCCTTTGATCTTTATcatgtcattgtctacaggattaatgccagaagactgaaggatagcaaatgttcaagaaggggagtagaggaaACCCTagtgggcacggtggcacagtggttagcactgctgcctcacagcgccagagacccgggttcagttcccgcctcaggcgactgactgtgtggagtttgcacgttctccccgtgtctgcgtgggtttcctccgggtgctccggtttcttcccacaatccaaagatgtgcaggtcaggtgaattggccatgctaaattgcccgtagtgttagataaggggtaaatttatgggtgggttgcgcttcggcggggcggtgtggacttgttgggccgaagggcctgtttccacactgtaagtaatctaatctaatctaattatagaccagtgagccttgcttcTGTTGTGGGTAGTGTTTTAAAAGGATTAatacagataggatttataataatctagaaaggaataatttaattagggatagtcaccacagttttgtgaaaggagaagaaagtgaggactgcagatgctggagatcagagctgaaaatgtattcctggaaaagtgcagcaggtcaggcagcatccaaggaacaggagaatcgacgtttcgggcataagattcctgaagaagggcttatgcctgaaacgtcgattctcctgttccttggatgctgcctgacctgctgcgcttttccagcaacacattttcagcacagttttgtgaaagatCAGTCTTGCCTCAGaaaccttaatgagttctttgagaaggtgtaaAACTGTTGATGTGTGTACAGATTTCAGTAAcgcatttgattaggttccccacagtaggctattttaGAAAATATGAAGGTGTGTGATGattggtttggatcagaaattggctagctgtaagaagacagaggatggtgattgaggaatgttcatcctggagatcagttactagtggtgtaccgcaaggatctgttttgggtccactactaTTTGTCATTTTAGTAagcgacctggatgagggcgtataAAGATGGGTTAAATTTGGgcatgacacaaaagtcggaggagttgtggacagtgcggaaggatgttactggttatagagggacatagatactttgcagagctgggctaagacatggcaaatggagtttcatgtggaaaagtgtgaggtgattcactttggaaggagcaacagtaataaagagtactgggctaatggtaagattcttgatggtgtggatgagcagagagatctctgtgtccatgtgcatagatccctaaaagttgccacctaggttgatagggttgttaagaaagcatacagtgggttggtagagggattgagtttcagagccatgaggtcatgttgcagctgtacaaaactctggtaaagctacacttagagtattgcatacagttctgtcaccacattatgggaaggatgtggaagctttggaaatggtgcagaagagatttactaggatgttgcctggtatggagggaaggctggggacttgaggctgttttcgttagaaggaggttgagaggtgacttaattgagacttataagatagtcagagtgttagataggatggatagtgagagcctaTTTCCTTgaatggtaatggctagcacaagggaatgtagctttaaattgagaggtgatagatagaggacagatgtcagaggtagtttctttactcagagtagtaagggctttgtctgcaacagtagtagactcggcgacattaagggaatttaaatagtcattggataaacatatggatgataatggaatagtgttggttagatggacTTTAGATTGGtttgacaggtcggcgcaacactgaggattgaagggcctgtattgcgctgtaatgtacCTATGTTCTGTGAGGTAGGACTGATcgattaaactgcacttatttcaatacaagagatCTAACAGTGGAGACAGATGAACTttgcatggttgggaacatgggccTGAGAAAATATAGcacttacagagacatggctcagggaaggACAGaattggcagctcaatgttccaggatacaaatgctataggaaggatagaaacagggtcgagagaggagggggagtggtgcttctgataagggataacattaccgctgtacttagggaggatattcttgggagTATGTCCAGTGAAGTTagttgggtagaactgagaaataagctgaaaatgtgttgctggaaaagcgcagcaggtcaggcagcatccagggaacaggagaatcgacgctttgggcataagcccttcttcaggcttatgcccgaaacgtcgattctcctgtttcctggacgctgcctgacctgctgcgcttttccagcaacacattttcagctctgatctccagcatctgcagacctcactttctcctcaaagaactgagaaataagaaagggatgatcaccttattgggattgtactgtgGACCCCCTCCCAAtcgtcagtgggaaattgagaaacaaatttgtaaggagctctgttatctgtaagaataataaggtggttatgataggggattttaactttccaaacattaactggGACAGCAATAGTGTTAagggtgtgtacaagaaaattttctgattcagtatgtgggtgtacctagtagagaaggtgcaaaacttgacctactgttgggaaataaggcagaacaagtgactgaggtgtcagtgaggaagCACTTTATTAGCTtaacatagtgatggaaaagaatagatcaaatctgaaagttaaagttctaaattgaaggaagaccaattttgacggttttaggcaaaaactttcaaaagtagattgggggcagatgtttgcaggtaaagggacgtttAGAAactaggaagccttcaaaaatgagataatgacagTCCAAAGGCAGTATATTTCTGTTCGGGTGAAAGacaaggctggtagatatagggaataatagatgagtagagaaattgctgaagataaagaaggaagcatatgtcgggtagagacagcagagatagagtataaaggcagtaggagtatacttaagggaaatcaggagggcaaaaaggggacatgagacagctttggcaaataaggttaaggagaatccaaagggattttataaatactttaAGGATAAAGGGTAATTGGGGGAGAGAATACCGCCCCTCAAAAACTATttagcctatgtgtggaacagcaggaaatggggaagatattaaacaagtattttgcatctgtgtttaccatggaaaaggacatggaagatatagatggtgacattatcacagaggtggtggtgcgtgatgtcttgaaatgcatgaaggtggataaatcccaggacctgatcaggtgtaccctagaactctgggaagctagggaagtgattgctgggccctttgctgagatatttgtatcattgatcgtcacaggtgtggtgctggaaaagtggagGTTGGCCAATATGATGCCACTGTTCAGCgtagttggtaaggaaaagccagggaactatagaccagtgatcctgagaTCAGtgtggccaagttgttggagagaatcctgagggacaggaagtacatgtatttcgaaaggcaaggactgattagggctagtcagcataattttgttcatgggaaatcgtgtctcacgaactcgattgagttttttgaagaagtaacgaagaggattgataaaggcagagtggtggatgtgatcaatATGAACTTCTGTAAGGCGTTTGTGAAGGTTCCTCctggtagactggtcagcaaggttagatcacatagtatacagggagaactagccatttggatgcagagctggctctgtataaatgatttgcatgcaaCCATTGGAgttatgtttagtaagtttgcagatgacaccaaaactagaggtgtcgtggacagcgaaggttaccttggagtacaatggcatcttgatcGGATGGGTCTAtgggcaatggagtttaatttagataaatgttggtgctgcattttggaaatgcaaatcagagcaggacttatacacttaattgtaatgtccttgggagtgttgctgaacaaagagacattggattgcaggttcatagtttcttgaaaatggagtcgcaggtagataggatagtgacgaaggcatttagtatgctttcctccTTCGCTTATGCAGTCCTCATCTCCTTCCTGcaagagggatttttttttagattagattacttacagtgtggaaacaggctcttcagcccaacaagtccacactgaccctccgaagagcaacccatccagacccattcccctgcatttaccccttcacctaacactacgggcaattcagcatggccaattcatctaacctgcacatctttggattgtgggaggaaaccggagcacccggaggaaacccacgcagacatggggagaatgtgcaaactccacacagacagttgcctgaggtgggaattgaacctgggtctctggtactgtgaggcaccACTGTGTGGTTGTTGTGAAGGGTTCAAgatgatattgccagggttgaagggtttgagctgtagggagaggctgaataggctggagctgttttccttggagcgtgaccttaggtttataatatcatgaagggtatgaatagggtaaataaacaagtcttttccctggggttgttcAAGTCCCGAACTAGAgctttagggtgataggggaaaaatttaaaagagattgaagaaccaaccttttcatgcagaggtggtgcctgtatggaatgaactgtcagaagaagtggtggaggcagatacaattacaacatttaacggcatctggatgggtacatgcatTGAAAGGGTTTAgggcgatatgggccaagtgctggcaaatgggactagattagtttaggatatctagttggaatggacgagttgcatcgaagggtctgtttccatggtgtacatatCAATGACTCTCTGACCCTTTTAGTGTAGCAGACTGTGTATCCTGGACAGAATGAGCTGCATGAAACTTGATTCTGTTCTTCAGGTTTGGGAGATGGACCAGGGTACAGAGCCACAAACCATGGGAGCGATGAAAGAATCTGAGATATTAATTGATGAGCAGTCTGCATCATCTGGAATGCCCGAGCCCAGCCAGCTTCCTTTGGGAATCCTAGGAGGGCATGGCTTTTGGTGCATGACATGTGGAAAAGGTTTCAAGTGGCGCTGTCTTCTGAATGTCCATCTGCGGATACATACAGGAGAGAAACCTTTCGAGTGTCTCCTATGTATGAAGCGCTTCAGCAAGTCTAATGAACTGCGAGTCCATCAGCGCATTCACACTGGTGAGAAACCTTTTGAATGCATTGTGTGCAAGAAACGCTTTTACCGTTCGAGCCACCTCAGCAGACACCAGCAGTTCCATACGGGGGAGAAGAAGTTTGAGTGCCAAGTTTGCACAAAACGCTTTTTTACCTCCAGCCACTTGACCCGGCACCAGCGTATACACACTGGTGAAAAGCCTTTTGAATGTCGTGACTGCAGCAAGCGTTTCAACAGCCCTAGTGAATTAACAgtgcaccagcgagttcacactggtgAGAAGCCATATGAGTGTGTCGACTGCAAGAAACGTTTCAATCGACCCGGTGACCTGACAGTACATCGACGGATCCACACTGGTGAGAAGCGGTTAGAATGCCCAGAGTGCAAAAAACAATTTAGTCGACCCAGTGAGTTGGTTATCCatcagcgggttcacactggggagaaaccctTCAAGTGTTCTGTGTGCAAAAAATGCTTTTATACATCCAGTCACTTGATCCAGCACCAAGGAATCCATACTGGTGAGAAGCCCTTTGAATGCCCTCTTTGTAAGAAACGCTTCTACAGATCCAGTAATCTGACTAGGCACCAAAGAGGAGAAGGACATAATGAGAAAGGTAACCCAAACCAGAATCATCCTGCAGTGATACTTGGAATAATTCAAAGGCTACGGTTATGTCTCCATTATTTTGTCACAGCTCATTTACTTTGCTTATTAGGTTTCTTGCACTGTAAAAAATATACAGTCAGTACTAAACAACTCCTTTGTAATCTATGTTTAGATCTACCTTTTCTCTGCTTTTCAATCGTGCTTACCAACTTTGTCTTCCattcctggttttgtttctctttcttctgAATTTACATTCAAGTTTCCATTCTCTTGACTAACGTGTTTAAACTCTCCTCAATAATGGTTGCAAACCTCGGTGCTGCAGTATTAGTCCCTGCCCCATTGAAATGCATCCAGATGGCTTGTACGAGTCCCATCTCTCCCAAAGTCTGTGCTAACACAGGTAAATTGAAATGGAGATAGAGTTCATCATCTGAAATTAAATTTGTTGTTGAGTCCTGAGGCTGTAAAGCACCTTAGTGAAAATGAGGAGCCCTTTCTCCAGCTTCTGGGCCCCAGTGTTCAGTGAACATCTCCCCTGTCACTACTCAGTATCTTGTTTGAATAGAGTTGGCCTATTGCCCATTGAATATCTATCAGTAAAATCCGTTTTCATCTATCTTGCTTTTCTCCTCCGGTTAGCACTCCCTTTGCGTTTTGCTTTGGTTCACCTTTGCCACCTGTTCCAGTTGCTTCGCCCCTCTCCCTACACCACCTTTACTACAGTATAAAAACTGTTTGAATTCTGGTGAAGAGTCTTATTGGATGCGAAGTAACAACTGTTACGgtctccaaagatgttgccagagctgctgagtttctccagcacattgttTCATTGAGGATCACCTGTGTGTTGTTTGGTACCTAAGAAGAACTTGAGCACAGAACCttggcagttttttttaacatagacGCTGACAAATTGATTTGCTATGTTTCTAGCTTTGCTGCAGAGGAGAGGCTGAAGCATCTGTGCTAATCTGTTGATTTTAATTGTTTAGGTTGGCCAAATGGGACATGTGCAAACAGAGAGAAGAGAAGGGCCTGGAAGGAAAAATTGAAAGGTAGTGAATCATCTGAAGTGGCAATATCTACTCCCAGCCTGTGCATATCTGGTGTCAAGGAGGGAAAAGACTTCCATTGTACTGTGTGTGGGAAAAGGTTTCGCTGGCCCAGCCTCCTGGATACACACCTGCGTGTTCACACGGGAGAGAAACCATTTGAATGCACCTTTTGCACAAAACGTTTCTGCACTTCCAACGGGCTGCGAATGCATCAGCGAACCCACAGTGCATAGGAGGTAGCTGTTGGAGCAGCATTGTCTGACTCTGATCCTGTTGACAGATACTTCTTGCATGCAGTCCTGTCTTTGTGTTTTCAGAAGATTACCAGAAATAGAAAACATCTTATTATTTATCCACTATTATGTCCTGTCTCCCATCTTTTGTgaattatttcttaaatgattcCATTTGTTAATTCCCAATGACAAAATGTAGTCAGTTTTGTACTGTAATTTAAAGTAATATTTCATATTTGCTTTTCATagtattcctacagtgtggaaccaggcccttcagcccaaatgtccacatcgaccctctgaagagtatcacaTCCAAACCCGTTCCTCCACCCTATATTTCTACATTTACCTGTgaccaatgcacttaacctacacatccttgaacactatgggtaatttagcatggccaattcacctaacctacacatcttgatggattgtgggaggaagccagagcacccagaggaaacccatgcaaacacagggagaa
The window above is part of the Chiloscyllium plagiosum isolate BGI_BamShark_2017 chromosome 36, ASM401019v2, whole genome shotgun sequence genome. Proteins encoded here:
- the LOC122541112 gene encoding gastrula zinc finger protein xLCGF3.1-like isoform X4, which codes for MSCMKLDSVLQVWEMDQGTEPQTMGAMKESEILIDEQSASSGMPEPSQLPLGILGGHGFWCMTCGKGFKWRCLLNVHLRIHTGEKPFECLLCMKRFSKSNELRVHQRIHTGEKPFECIVCKKRFYRSSHLSRHQQFHTGEKKFECQVCTKRFFTSSHLTRHQRIHTGEKPFECRDCSKRFNSPSELTVHQRVHTGEKPYECVDCKKRFNRPGDLTVHRRIHTGWPNGTCANREKRRAWKEKLKGSESSEVAISTPSLCISGVKEGKDFHCTVCGKRFRWPSLLDTHLRVHTGEKPFECTFCTKRFCTSNGLRMHQRTHSA
- the LOC122541112 gene encoding zinc finger protein 345-like isoform X1 — translated: MSCMKLDSVLQVWEMDQGTEPQTMGAMKESEILIDEQSASSGMPEPSQLPLGILGGHGFWCMTCGKGFKWRCLLNVHLRIHTGEKPFECLLCMKRFSKSNELRVHQRIHTGEKPFECIVCKKRFYRSSHLSRHQQFHTGEKKFECQVCTKRFFTSSHLTRHQRIHTGEKPFECRDCSKRFNSPSELTVHQRVHTGEKPYECVDCKKRFNRPGDLTVHRRIHTGEKRLECPECKKQFSRPSELVIHQRVHTGEKPFKCSVCKKCFYTSSHLIQHQGIHTGEKPFECPLCKKRFYRSSNLTRHQRGEGHNEKGWPNGTCANREKRRAWKEKLKGSESSEVAISTPSLCISGVKEGKDFHCTVCGKRFRWPSLLDTHLRVHTGEKPFECTFCTKRFCTSNGLRMHQRTHSA
- the LOC122541112 gene encoding zinc finger protein 345-like isoform X3, with amino-acid sequence MDQGTEPQTMGAMKESEILIDEQSASSGMPEPSQLPLGILGGHGFWCMTCGKGFKWRCLLNVHLRIHTGEKPFECLLCMKRFSKSNELRVHQRIHTGEKPFECIVCKKRFYRSSHLSRHQQFHTGEKKFECQVCTKRFFTSSHLTRHQRIHTGEKPFECRDCSKRFNSPSELTVHQRVHTGEKPYECVDCKKRFNRPGDLTVHRRIHTGEKRLECPECKKQFSRPSELVIHQRVHTGEKPFKCSVCKKCFYTSSHLIQHQGIHTGEKPFECPLCKKRFYRSSNLTRHQRGEGHNEKGWPNGTCANREKRRAWKEKLKGSESSEVAISTPSLCISGVKEGKDFHCTVCGKRFRWPSLLDTHLRVHTGEKPFECTFCTKRFCTSNGLRMHQRTHSA
- the LOC122541112 gene encoding zinc finger protein 345-like isoform X2, with protein sequence MDRVWEMDQGTEPQTMGAMKESEILIDEQSASSGMPEPSQLPLGILGGHGFWCMTCGKGFKWRCLLNVHLRIHTGEKPFECLLCMKRFSKSNELRVHQRIHTGEKPFECIVCKKRFYRSSHLSRHQQFHTGEKKFECQVCTKRFFTSSHLTRHQRIHTGEKPFECRDCSKRFNSPSELTVHQRVHTGEKPYECVDCKKRFNRPGDLTVHRRIHTGEKRLECPECKKQFSRPSELVIHQRVHTGEKPFKCSVCKKCFYTSSHLIQHQGIHTGEKPFECPLCKKRFYRSSNLTRHQRGEGHNEKGWPNGTCANREKRRAWKEKLKGSESSEVAISTPSLCISGVKEGKDFHCTVCGKRFRWPSLLDTHLRVHTGEKPFECTFCTKRFCTSNGLRMHQRTHSA